From the genome of Camelus dromedarius isolate mCamDro1 chromosome 19, mCamDro1.pat, whole genome shotgun sequence, one region includes:
- the LOC135318626 gene encoding small ribosomal subunit protein uS8-like, translating into MAQVKVLADALNSINTAAKRRRLGSYQAMLQSYFQFLTVMMKHSYVGQFEIIDAHRAWKIVVNPTGRLNKRGVISPICDVQLKDLEKWQNNPLPSHQCGFIALTTSSGIMNHEEARQKHPAGKIWGFFFYRCNKFVQTECLNGREKKMHSSIFTSPHGWPALSEHLPEP; encoded by the coding sequence ATGGCACAGGTGAAGGTCCTGGCTGATGCTCTCAACAGCATTAACACTGCTGCAAAGAGGCGAAGGCTAGGTTCTTATCAGGCCATGCTTCAAAGTTATTTCCAGTTTCTAACTGTGATGATGAAGCATAGTTACGTTGGTCAGTTTGAAATCATCGATGCTCACAGAGCTTGGAAAATTGTTGTGAACCCCACAGGCAGGCTAAACAAGCGTGGAGTGATCAGCCCCATATGTGATGTGCAACTCAAAGATCTCGAAAAATGGCAGAATAACCCACTCCCATCCCATCAGTGTGGTTTCATTGCACTGACAACCTCATCTGGCATCATGAATCATGAGGAAGCAAGACAAAAACACCCAGCAGGGAAAATTTGGGGATTCTTTTTCTACAGATGTAATAAATTTGTGCAAACAGAATGCCTCaatgggagggagaaaaagatgcACAGCTCAATTTTCACCTCCCCACATGGGTGGCCTGCCCTCTCTGAGCATCTTCCAGAGCCCTAA
- the DNPH1 gene encoding LOW QUALITY PROTEIN: 5-hydroxymethyl-dUMP N-hydrolase (The sequence of the model RefSeq protein was modified relative to this genomic sequence to represent the inferred CDS: substituted 1 base at 1 genomic stop codon), whose protein sequence is MAAAGALEPRATSKPGRRALYFCGSIRGGREDQALYQRIVSRLGRFGAVLTEHVAAAELSASGEEAAGSDRLIHERDLAWLQQADVVVAEVTQPSLGVGYELGQAVALSKXILCLFRPQSGRELSAMIRRAADGWRFQVWDYEEAELEALLDRYFEVDSPEQVAASPEPTA, encoded by the exons ATGGCGGCGGCCGGAGCGCTGGAGCCGCGGGCGACTAGCAAGCCCGGCCGCCGCGCCCTGTACTTCTGCGGGAGCATCCGGGGTGGACGCGAGGACCAGGCACTGTACCAGCGCATCGTGTCGCGGCTGGGGCGCTTCGGGGCGGTGCTCACCGAGCACGTGGCGGCCGCCGAGCTGAGCGCGAGCG GGGAAGAGGCTGCTGGGAGTGACAGGCTCATCCATGAGCGGGACCTGGCCTGGCTGCAGCAGGCAGATG TGGTTGTGGCAGAAGTGACCCAGCCATCTTTGGGTGTTGGCTACGAGCTGGGCCAGGCTGTGGCCCTCAGTAAATGAATCCTGTGCCTGTTCCGCCCGCAGTCTGGCCGAG AACTTTCAGCCATGATCCGCAGAGCAGCTGATGGCTGGCGGTTCCAGGTGTGGGACTAcgaggaggcagagctggaggcCCTGCTGGACCGGTACTTTGAGGTGGATTCTCCTGAGCAGGTGGCTGCCTCCCCTGAGCCGACCGCTTAA